From Streptomyces griseorubiginosus, one genomic window encodes:
- a CDS encoding TetR/AcrR family transcriptional regulator — protein sequence MAGRAAVPEVIWARPERTGRGPKPAFTRADIAAAAVRLADAGGLDAVSMRHVAAELGCGTMSLYNYVPRKEDLYELMVDAVSGEHELFEPTGDWRADMLRNARQTKALMHRHAWMVRLMSGVYGFSPNALRYLEHCLACLDPLDAPYGTKIELVAMLNGCVTTYVSNELSTAERVRSLPWSEEQENAVRIAYLGSQVASGAYPRLAASFAEDAGPIDLDAVFERMLGRVLDGFAPRA from the coding sequence ATGGCGGGCCGAGCGGCCGTACCCGAAGTGATCTGGGCTCGTCCCGAACGGACCGGGCGTGGGCCCAAACCCGCGTTCACCAGGGCGGACATCGCGGCGGCGGCGGTGCGGCTGGCGGATGCCGGGGGCCTGGACGCCGTGTCCATGCGACACGTGGCGGCCGAGCTGGGCTGCGGCACGATGTCGCTCTACAACTACGTCCCCCGCAAGGAGGACCTGTACGAGCTGATGGTGGACGCGGTCAGCGGGGAGCACGAGCTGTTCGAGCCGACGGGGGACTGGCGGGCCGACATGCTCCGCAACGCGCGCCAGACCAAGGCGCTCATGCACCGGCACGCCTGGATGGTCCGGCTGATGTCGGGGGTGTACGGCTTCAGCCCCAACGCCCTGCGCTATCTGGAGCACTGCCTCGCCTGCCTCGACCCGCTGGACGCCCCCTACGGCACGAAGATCGAGCTGGTCGCGATGCTCAACGGGTGCGTGACGACGTACGTCTCGAACGAACTCTCCACGGCTGAGCGGGTGCGGTCGCTGCCCTGGTCGGAGGAGCAGGAGAACGCGGTGCGGATCGCGTATCTGGGGAGTCAGGTGGCTTCCGGGGCGTATCCGCGGTTGGCGGCGTCTTTCGCGGAGGATGCCGGGCCCATTGATCTCGACGCGGTGTTCGAGCGGATGTTGGGGCGGGTGCTGGACGGGTTCGCGCCCAGAGCCTAG
- a CDS encoding anti-sigma factor gives MSLFRREDLHSLAAPYALDALEPPERARFERHLKGCDSCAAEVRALSEDAVRLAWSAAAPPPAAMRDRVLSAVRSIPQEPAARPEPVRARPEPARARTSQLPPHVWGVQPPPRQRQRRPLFAPFATATAAAALVVASLFAVQANRTQDELDAQKAQASEIAHVLQASDALATRGQDAQGRTIGVVASASEGRAVVTLSGYSAPPSGRVRQLWLMRPNEQPRSLGLFDADTPLVATGLDKSATSLAVTVEPDGGSPQPTTQPVVQLALKSVGFGE, from the coding sequence GTGAGTCTCTTCCGCCGGGAAGATCTCCACTCCCTCGCGGCTCCCTACGCCCTCGACGCCCTGGAGCCGCCCGAGCGGGCCCGCTTCGAGCGGCACCTCAAGGGCTGCGACAGCTGCGCGGCGGAGGTGCGCGCCCTGTCCGAGGACGCCGTACGGCTGGCATGGTCGGCGGCCGCCCCGCCGCCCGCCGCGATGCGCGACCGGGTGCTGTCCGCCGTGCGCTCCATCCCGCAGGAGCCCGCCGCGCGGCCGGAGCCGGTGCGGGCCCGGCCGGAGCCCGCCCGGGCGCGCACATCACAGCTGCCGCCCCATGTGTGGGGGGTCCAGCCGCCGCCCAGGCAGCGGCAGCGGCGCCCGCTGTTCGCGCCCTTCGCGACGGCCACCGCGGCCGCGGCCCTCGTCGTCGCCTCCCTGTTCGCCGTCCAGGCCAACCGGACCCAGGACGAACTGGACGCGCAGAAGGCGCAGGCCAGTGAGATCGCCCACGTTCTCCAGGCCTCGGACGCGCTCGCGACCCGCGGGCAGGACGCACAGGGCCGAACGATCGGAGTGGTCGCTTCCGCATCGGAGGGGCGCGCGGTCGTCACCCTGAGCGGGTACAGCGCGCCCCCGAGCGGCCGCGTGCGCCAGTTGTGGCTCATGCGCCCCAACGAGCAACCGCGCTCCCTGGGGCTCTTCGACGCCGACACGCCCTTGGTCGCGACCGGACTCGACAAGTCTGCGACATCACTCGCAGTGACCGTCGAGCCGGACGGTGGCTCACCGCAGCCCACTACTCAGCCGGTTGTCCAACTCGCCCTGAAATCTGTTGGATTCGGAGAGTAA
- a CDS encoding type ISP restriction/modification enzyme yields the protein MPSVTHDDAPPLADLMPWSVAPPRLGRGWPTGPDAASLKARWDALLKAEGPDREALFEPTRSRTLRSAVGQLPGRTGGTERLARATGPCPEPVRVLHAPFDEQWLIPDHRLIDAARPELWRVADEEQVFVVETPSDGPGPQLLATSVLPLLRPGRIRPLYRRPGGTEPNLAPGLLEHLRARLGVPVEPLDVLAWILTAVRPDLSVPLTDDPELWSRGVESGHRTLWLMRRDGDRPKLPGGRRPYVRAPLPSHPLALDYDRDEEALLLDEGRISPVPPEAWDFEAGGVRVLEQWFTARVTEPEPGTLAAIRPATWPQTWTSELLELITVLALLADLEPPQEELTSRITTNELRKAGVLPAPDSARRPASVLDGHEEGPEGQLTLI from the coding sequence ATGCCCAGCGTGACGCACGACGACGCTCCGCCACTCGCGGACCTCATGCCGTGGTCCGTCGCACCGCCGCGGCTCGGCCGGGGCTGGCCGACGGGTCCCGACGCGGCATCCCTGAAGGCCCGCTGGGACGCGCTGCTCAAGGCCGAGGGCCCCGACCGGGAAGCCCTGTTCGAGCCCACCCGCTCCCGGACCCTGCGCTCGGCGGTCGGACAGCTGCCGGGGCGCACGGGCGGCACGGAGCGGCTCGCCCGGGCCACCGGCCCCTGCCCGGAGCCGGTACGGGTCCTGCACGCGCCGTTCGACGAGCAGTGGCTGATCCCGGACCACCGGCTGATCGACGCGGCCCGGCCCGAGCTGTGGCGGGTGGCGGACGAGGAGCAGGTGTTCGTGGTGGAGACACCCTCGGACGGCCCGGGCCCCCAGCTCCTCGCGACCTCGGTGCTGCCCCTGCTCCGCCCGGGTCGCATCCGCCCGCTGTACCGCCGCCCCGGCGGCACGGAACCCAACCTGGCCCCGGGCCTCCTGGAACATCTGCGGGCCCGCCTCGGCGTCCCGGTGGAGCCCCTGGACGTCCTCGCCTGGATCCTGACAGCCGTCCGCCCGGACCTCAGCGTCCCGCTCACCGACGACCCCGAACTCTGGTCCCGGGGCGTCGAGTCGGGCCACCGCACGCTCTGGTTGATGCGCCGCGACGGCGACCGCCCCAAGCTCCCCGGCGGCCGCCGCCCCTACGTCCGCGCGCCCCTGCCGTCCCACCCCCTGGCCCTGGACTACGACCGCGACGAGGAGGCCCTCCTGCTGGACGAGGGCCGCATCTCCCCGGTACCGCCGGAGGCCTGGGACTTCGAGGCGGGCGGGGTGCGGGTGCTGGAGCAGTGGTTCACGGCCCGCGTCACGGAACCGGAGCCGGGCACGCTGGCGGCGATCCGCCCGGCGACCTGGCCGCAGACGTGGACGTCGGAACTCCTGGAACTGATCACGGTGCTGGCGCTGCTGGCCGATCTCGAGCCACCGCAGGAAGAGTTGACGTCACGGATCACGACGAACGAACTGCGTAAGGCAGGCGTGCTACCGGCCCCGGACTCGGCCCGCAGGCCGGCCTCGGTCCTGGACGGGCACGAGGAGGGGCCGGAGGGCCAGCTCACGCTCATCTAG
- a CDS encoding GntR family transcriptional regulator gives MTSFAPDSIVLNRKLPLWYQVSQSLRASILGRSPQDPLRLPTEEQLAGHYGVSVLTMRQALKELEDEGLITRHRRRGTFIEPDARRGSPVRLLGSVDAIVAQQSGMTTELLEHGKSAVPTELAEHFPALDEVAAYHRLRSDERTGEPTNHARNYVRPELAARIDPSDLVRWPMTKVLRDVVGADISRITDTVEARLADPETARLLQVPLLSPILHYTGLSYDTEGRVLDAAVIHYRGDRFSFSVTLEAT, from the coding sequence GTGACCTCCTTCGCTCCGGACTCGATCGTCCTGAACCGCAAGCTGCCGCTCTGGTACCAGGTGTCGCAGTCGCTGCGCGCCTCGATACTCGGCCGCTCACCCCAGGACCCGCTCCGCCTGCCCACCGAGGAACAGCTGGCCGGGCACTACGGCGTGAGCGTGCTGACCATGCGGCAGGCGCTCAAGGAGCTGGAGGACGAGGGGCTCATCACCCGGCACCGCCGCCGGGGCACCTTCATCGAGCCGGACGCGCGAAGGGGCAGCCCGGTCCGGCTGCTCGGCTCGGTGGACGCGATCGTGGCCCAGCAGTCCGGTATGACGACCGAGCTGCTCGAGCACGGCAAGTCCGCGGTGCCCACCGAACTCGCCGAGCACTTCCCGGCGTTGGACGAGGTGGCGGCGTACCACCGGCTGCGCAGCGACGAGCGGACGGGCGAGCCGACCAACCACGCCCGCAACTACGTCCGCCCCGAACTGGCCGCGCGCATCGACCCGTCGGACCTGGTGCGCTGGCCGATGACGAAGGTGCTGCGGGATGTCGTCGGCGCGGACATCAGCCGCATCACGGACACCGTGGAGGCCCGGCTCGCGGACCCGGAGACGGCCCGGCTGCTCCAAGTCCCGCTGCTCAGCCCGATCCTGCACTACACGGGCCTGTCGTACGACACGGAGGGCCGGGTGCTGGACGCGGCGGTGATCCACTACCGCGGCGACCGCTTCTCCTTCTCGGTGACTCTGGAAGCCACATGA
- a CDS encoding TetR/AcrR family transcriptional regulator, whose translation MKPVPQATPLRRAPVQRRSAERLTRILDACADLLDEVGYDDLSTRAVALRAGVPIGSVYRFFGNKRQMADALAQRNLERFTERVTDRLQKSGEEGGWRTVMDVVLDEYLAMKRTAPGFSLVDFGNQIPVGARHAEPNHRVADRLTDLLSGYLAREPDDDLRRTFLIATETADTLVHLAFRMAPEGDERIIQEAREMLRAYLARVLD comes from the coding sequence ATGAAGCCCGTGCCCCAAGCGACCCCGCTTCGCCGCGCCCCCGTGCAGCGGCGCAGTGCCGAACGGCTGACCAGAATCCTCGACGCCTGTGCCGACCTGCTCGACGAGGTCGGCTACGACGACCTGAGCACCCGCGCCGTCGCCCTGCGCGCCGGCGTCCCCATCGGCTCGGTCTACCGCTTCTTCGGCAACAAGCGGCAGATGGCCGACGCCCTCGCCCAGCGCAACCTCGAACGCTTCACCGAGCGGGTCACCGACCGCCTCCAGAAGTCGGGCGAGGAGGGCGGCTGGCGTACGGTCATGGACGTCGTCCTGGACGAGTACCTGGCCATGAAGCGCACCGCCCCCGGCTTCTCCCTGGTCGACTTCGGCAACCAGATCCCCGTCGGCGCCCGCCACGCCGAACCCAACCACCGCGTCGCCGACCGCCTCACCGACCTCCTGTCCGGCTACCTCGCCCGTGAACCCGACGACGACCTCCGCCGCACCTTCCTGATCGCCACGGAAACCGCGGACACCCTCGTCCACCTGGCCTTCCGGATGGCACCGGAGGGCGACGAACGGATCATCCAGGAGGCCCGGGAGATGTTGCGGGCGTATCTGGCGCGCGTTCTGGACTGA
- a CDS encoding molybdopterin oxidoreductase family protein — MSRTALRICPLCEATCGLTLTVEGTRVTGARGDRDDVFSKGFICPKGASFGAVDGDPDRLRTPLVRRDGELREATWAEAFDAVAAGIRAVVEGHGANSVGVVLGNPNVHTMAGALYPPVLLAGLGTRSVFTASTVDQMPKHVSSGLLYGDANAIPVPDLDHTDHLLLLGANPLESNGSLCTAPDFPGKLKALKARGGTLTVIDPRRTRTAKLADRHIAIRPGTDALLLAAMAHVLFEEELVDTGELAPHLQGLDELREAVRDFTPEAVAEACDVDASETRLLARELAAAPTAAVYGRIGSCTVPHGTLASWLVDVLNILTGNLDRPGGALFPQAATDRTPRPAGPSHGFALGRWHSRVSQHPEAKGELPLSALAEEIDTTTAEGEPIRALVAVAANPVLSAPDGDRLDKALGSLDFMVSVDPYLNETSRHAHVVLPPPPPSQSPHHDFAFNTLAVRNQVRYTRPAVPLEPGRMAETEILARLVLAVTGMHGADPSAVDDLVIGQTLGKAVKETHSPVHGRDPRELAALLKGDTGPERRLDMMLRLGPYGDGFGVRPDGLSLTKLLAHPHGIDLGPLTSRLPQPLKTRSGKVELLPGPIADDLPRLREALRHRADGFVLVGRRHLRSNNSWMHNVPALTGGTNRCTLHIHPEDAEGLRLVDGQRVGIKGAGGAVIAPVEITDTVRRGVVSLPHGWGHDRPGTRTRHAAQDPGVNVNQLLDGTLLDPLSGNAVLNGVPVELIASP, encoded by the coding sequence GTGTCCCGCACCGCTCTGCGTATCTGCCCCCTGTGCGAGGCCACCTGTGGTCTGACGCTCACCGTCGAAGGGACCCGGGTCACCGGCGCCCGCGGCGACCGCGACGACGTGTTCAGCAAGGGGTTCATCTGCCCGAAGGGCGCCTCCTTCGGGGCCGTCGACGGCGACCCCGACCGGCTGCGCACCCCCCTCGTGCGCCGGGACGGGGAGCTGCGCGAGGCCACCTGGGCGGAGGCCTTCGACGCGGTCGCCGCCGGAATCCGGGCCGTCGTCGAGGGCCACGGGGCGAACTCCGTCGGAGTCGTCCTCGGCAACCCCAACGTGCACACCATGGCCGGCGCCCTCTACCCGCCGGTGCTGCTCGCCGGGCTCGGCACCCGGAGCGTCTTCACCGCCTCCACGGTCGACCAGATGCCCAAGCACGTCTCCAGCGGCCTGCTGTACGGCGACGCCAACGCCATCCCCGTACCCGACCTCGACCACACCGACCACCTGCTCCTCCTCGGCGCCAACCCCCTGGAGTCCAACGGGAGTCTGTGCACCGCCCCCGACTTCCCCGGCAAGCTCAAGGCGCTCAAGGCCCGCGGCGGCACCCTCACCGTCATCGACCCCCGCCGCACCCGCACCGCGAAGCTCGCCGACCGGCACATCGCCATCCGTCCCGGCACCGACGCACTGCTGCTCGCGGCGATGGCGCACGTCCTCTTCGAGGAAGAGCTGGTCGACACCGGGGAGTTGGCCCCTCATCTGCAAGGGCTCGACGAACTCCGCGAAGCCGTAAGGGATTTCACCCCCGAGGCCGTCGCCGAGGCCTGTGACGTGGACGCCTCGGAGACACGCCTGCTCGCCCGCGAACTCGCCGCCGCCCCGACGGCCGCCGTGTACGGCCGCATCGGCAGCTGCACGGTCCCGCACGGCACCCTCGCCAGCTGGCTCGTCGACGTGCTCAACATCCTCACCGGCAACCTCGACCGGCCCGGCGGCGCCCTCTTCCCGCAGGCCGCCACCGACCGCACCCCCCGGCCCGCCGGACCCAGCCACGGCTTCGCCCTCGGACGCTGGCACTCCCGGGTGAGTCAACACCCCGAGGCCAAGGGCGAGTTGCCGCTCTCCGCGCTCGCCGAGGAGATCGACACCACGACCGCGGAGGGCGAGCCGATCCGCGCCCTCGTCGCCGTCGCCGCCAACCCGGTCCTCTCCGCACCCGACGGCGACCGGCTCGACAAGGCCCTCGGCTCCCTCGACTTCATGGTCAGCGTGGACCCGTACCTCAACGAGACCTCACGCCACGCCCACGTCGTGCTGCCGCCGCCCCCGCCCTCCCAGAGCCCCCACCACGACTTCGCCTTCAACACCCTGGCCGTGCGCAACCAGGTCCGCTACACCCGCCCCGCCGTCCCGCTGGAGCCCGGCCGGATGGCGGAGACGGAGATCCTCGCCCGGCTGGTCCTCGCCGTCACCGGCATGCACGGCGCCGACCCGTCCGCCGTGGACGACCTGGTCATCGGCCAGACCCTCGGCAAGGCGGTCAAGGAGACCCACTCGCCCGTGCACGGCCGCGACCCGCGGGAACTCGCGGCCCTCCTGAAGGGCGACACCGGCCCCGAGCGGCGGCTCGACATGATGCTGCGCCTGGGTCCCTACGGCGACGGTTTCGGCGTACGACCGGACGGGCTCAGCCTGACCAAGCTGCTCGCGCATCCGCACGGCATCGACCTCGGTCCGCTGACGTCCCGGCTGCCGCAGCCGCTGAAGACCCGCAGCGGCAAGGTCGAGCTGCTGCCGGGGCCGATCGCGGACGACCTCCCCCGGCTGCGGGAGGCCCTGCGGCACCGGGCCGACGGGTTCGTCCTCGTCGGCCGCCGGCACCTGCGCTCCAACAACAGCTGGATGCACAACGTCCCCGCCCTCACCGGCGGCACCAACCGCTGCACCCTGCACATCCACCCCGAGGACGCGGAGGGCCTGCGGCTCGTCGACGGGCAGCGGGTCGGGATCAAGGGGGCCGGGGGAGCGGTGATCGCGCCGGTGGAGATCACGGACACGGTACGGCGGGGTGTGGTGAGCCTGCCGCACGGCTGGGGCCACGACCGCCCCGGGACCCGTACGCGGCACGCGGCCCAGGACCCCGGTGTCAATGTGAACCAGCTGCTCGACGGCACCCTCCTTGACCCCCTGTCAGGCAACGCGGTCCTCAACGGAGTGCCCGTCGAACTGATCGCAAGTCCGTGA
- the hmgA gene encoding homogentisate 1,2-dioxygenase, producing MSGDAAITRGDARKTAEGLAYLSGFGNEHASEAVPGALPEGRNAPQRAPLGLYSEQLSGTAFTEPRAHNRRSWLYRIRPSAAHPAFTHTHHGRIRTAPFTESVPDPNRLRWDPLPEPGEGTDFLAGLWTLGGNGDVTQRTGMAVHLYHATDSMDRVFSDADGELLIVPERGGLLLRTEFGLLHVEPGHVALIPRGVRFRVELLDESARGYVCENYGAPFQLPDLGPIGANGLANARDFRAPVAAYEDVEGPVEVVNKFCGNLWTATYDHSPLDVVAWHGNHVPYVYDLRRFNVIGSISYDHPDPSIFTVLTSPSDTPGLAGVDFVVFAPRWLVGEDTFRPPYFHRNVMSEYMGLIEGVYDAKTAGKGGFVPGGGSLHNMMSAHGPDRETFDRASAAELRPQKIDDGLAFMFETRWPVTLTAHAARADHLQPHYDDVWRGLERHFRPPN from the coding sequence ATGAGCGGGGACGCAGCGATCACGCGCGGCGACGCACGCAAGACCGCCGAGGGCCTGGCGTACCTGTCCGGTTTCGGCAACGAACACGCCTCGGAGGCCGTCCCCGGCGCCCTCCCCGAGGGCCGCAACGCCCCCCAGCGCGCGCCCCTCGGCCTCTACTCGGAGCAGCTCAGCGGTACGGCCTTCACCGAGCCCCGCGCCCACAACCGCCGCTCCTGGCTGTACCGCATCCGCCCCTCGGCCGCGCACCCCGCGTTCACCCACACCCACCACGGCCGGATCCGTACAGCCCCCTTCACCGAGTCGGTCCCCGACCCCAACCGGCTGCGCTGGGACCCGCTGCCGGAGCCCGGTGAGGGCACCGACTTCCTGGCCGGACTGTGGACCCTCGGCGGCAACGGCGACGTCACCCAGCGCACCGGCATGGCCGTGCACCTCTACCACGCCACCGACTCCATGGACCGCGTCTTCAGCGACGCCGACGGTGAGCTGCTGATCGTCCCGGAGCGCGGCGGGCTGCTGCTGCGCACGGAGTTCGGACTGCTGCATGTGGAGCCGGGCCATGTGGCGCTGATCCCTCGTGGGGTGCGCTTCCGTGTGGAGCTGCTCGACGAGTCGGCCAGGGGTTATGTGTGTGAGAACTACGGGGCCCCTTTCCAGCTCCCCGACCTCGGCCCGATCGGCGCCAACGGCCTCGCCAACGCCCGCGACTTCCGGGCCCCCGTCGCCGCTTACGAGGACGTCGAGGGGCCGGTGGAGGTGGTCAACAAGTTCTGCGGCAACCTCTGGACCGCGACCTACGACCACTCCCCGCTCGACGTCGTCGCCTGGCACGGCAACCATGTGCCGTACGTCTACGACCTGCGCCGCTTCAACGTCATCGGCTCCATCTCCTACGACCACCCCGACCCGTCGATCTTCACCGTGCTGACGTCCCCGTCGGACACCCCTGGGCTGGCCGGCGTGGACTTCGTGGTCTTCGCGCCGCGCTGGCTGGTGGGCGAGGACACCTTCCGGCCGCCGTACTTCCACCGCAACGTGATGAGCGAGTACATGGGCCTGATCGAGGGCGTGTACGACGCGAAGACCGCCGGAAAGGGGGGCTTCGTGCCGGGCGGCGGCTCGCTGCACAACATGATGTCGGCGCACGGACCGGACCGGGAGACGTTCGACCGGGCGAGCGCCGCCGAGCTGCGGCCGCAGAAGATCGACGACGGGCTGGCGTTCATGTTCGAGACCCGCTGGCCGGTGACGCTCACCGCACACGCGGCCCGGGCGGACCACCTCCAGCCGCACTACGACGACGTGTGGCGGGGCCTGGAACGTCACTTCCGCCCACCGAACTGA
- a CDS encoding ABC transporter permease produces the protein MSTLAYDGTAMLGRQLRRVRNNPGLLVLTQTMPITMLLFFGYVFGSALAMPGEEYRSFLVPGLLVATAANGIMTGMFQAAQDVHRGVTDRLRTLPISRAAVPLGQSVADVLVTAVGMVPFLLVGLAVGWRVEGSALQAVGAVGLLLLFRFATTWIGIYLGLLTGSEEAAGQLGGATFVLPLLSNAYIPAEGLPGWLRTLAEWNPISAVTTALRKLFGNAPVPEGAAWPVAHPVAGSLLWCTLLLAAFAPLAVRRYGRGEG, from the coding sequence ATGAGCACGCTGGCCTACGACGGCACGGCCATGCTGGGGCGTCAGCTGCGGCGGGTACGGAACAACCCCGGGCTGCTGGTCCTGACCCAGACCATGCCGATCACCATGCTGCTGTTCTTCGGATACGTGTTCGGCAGCGCGCTGGCGATGCCGGGCGAGGAGTACCGGTCCTTCCTGGTGCCGGGTCTGCTGGTGGCGACGGCGGCGAACGGGATCATGACCGGGATGTTCCAGGCGGCCCAGGACGTCCACCGGGGCGTGACGGACCGGCTGCGCACCCTGCCGATCAGCCGGGCAGCCGTACCGCTGGGACAGTCGGTCGCGGACGTCCTGGTGACCGCCGTCGGCATGGTGCCGTTCCTGCTGGTGGGGCTCGCCGTGGGCTGGCGCGTCGAGGGGTCCGCGCTCCAAGCGGTGGGCGCCGTGGGGCTGTTGTTGCTGTTCCGGTTCGCGACGACCTGGATCGGCATCTACCTCGGCCTGCTCACCGGCAGCGAGGAGGCCGCGGGTCAGCTGGGCGGGGCCACGTTCGTGCTGCCGCTGCTGTCCAACGCGTACATTCCGGCCGAGGGCCTGCCCGGCTGGCTGCGCACCCTCGCCGAGTGGAACCCGATCAGCGCGGTGACCACGGCTCTGCGGAAGCTGTTCGGGAACGCGCCGGTGCCGGAGGGCGCGGCCTGGCCGGTGGCCCATCCGGTCGCCGGGTCACTGCTGTGGTGCACGCTGCTGCTCGCGGCCTTCGCGCCGCTCGCCGTACGGCGGTACGGCCGCGGGGAGGGCTGA
- a CDS encoding ATP-binding cassette domain-containing protein has translation MTSTYAVLSEGLEKRFGEVHALRGLDLAVAPGTVCGILGPNGAGKTTAIRLLTTLLRPDAGSARVAGHDLVREPEAVRRAIAVTGQYASVDGDLTGRQNLRLFARLHRVRGPAERAAELLERFGLSEAADRAASTYSGGMRRRLDLAASLVRRPEILFLDEPTTGLDPASRNAVRDAVRDLTADGTTVLLTTQYLEEADQLAHDIALMDRGRVAHTGSPAQLKALIGAHVEIVVADPDVLVKAAGVLDQLTGGEPSFDHERNAVGAVTRDTTLTLPRLVRELDAAGVPLLDASIRPPTLDDVFLRLTEEVAA, from the coding sequence ATGACTTCTACGTACGCTGTACTTAGTGAAGGTCTGGAGAAGCGGTTCGGGGAGGTCCATGCCCTGCGCGGCCTCGATCTCGCGGTCGCTCCGGGCACGGTCTGCGGCATCCTCGGCCCCAACGGCGCGGGCAAGACCACGGCGATACGGCTGCTGACCACGCTGCTGCGGCCGGACGCCGGCTCCGCGCGGGTCGCCGGGCACGACCTGGTCCGGGAGCCGGAGGCGGTCCGCCGCGCGATCGCCGTCACCGGGCAGTACGCGTCGGTCGACGGGGACCTGACCGGACGGCAGAACCTCCGGCTGTTCGCCCGGCTGCACCGGGTGCGGGGGCCGGCCGAGCGGGCCGCCGAGCTGCTGGAGCGCTTCGGCCTGTCAGAGGCCGCCGACCGGGCCGCGTCCACCTACTCGGGCGGGATGCGCCGCCGCCTCGACCTCGCGGCGAGCCTGGTCCGCCGTCCCGAGATCCTGTTCCTCGACGAGCCCACGACCGGGCTCGACCCGGCCAGCCGCAACGCCGTCCGGGACGCCGTACGCGATCTCACGGCGGACGGCACGACCGTGCTGCTGACCACGCAGTACCTGGAGGAGGCCGACCAACTCGCCCACGACATCGCCCTGATGGACCGGGGGCGGGTCGCTCACACGGGGTCACCGGCCCAGCTCAAGGCGCTGATCGGAGCACATGTCGAGATCGTCGTCGCGGACCCGGACGTCCTGGTGAAGGCGGCCGGGGTCCTCGACCAACTCACGGGCGGGGAACCGTCGTTCGACCACGAACGGAACGCGGTCGGCGCGGTCACCCGGGACACCACGCTCACGCTCCCCCGGCTGGTACGTGAACTGGACGCGGCGGGCGTGCCGTTGCTCGACGCGAGCATCCGGCCGCCGACCCTCGACGACGTCTTCCTGCGACTGACCGAGGAGGTGGCCGCATGA
- a CDS encoding citrate:proton symporter codes for MLTILGFAMIATFLVLIMMKKMSPIAALVLIPALFCVFVGKGAKLGDYVIEGVTSLAPTAAMLMFAIVYFGVMIDVGLFDPIVRGILKFCKADPMRIVVGTAVLAAIVSLDGDGSTTFMITVSAMYPLYKRLKMSLVVMTGVAAMANGVMNTLPWGGPTARAATALKLDASDIFVPMIPALAVGLLGVFVLSYVLGMRERKRLGVLTLGEVLVEEKVEETETVLVGAGSGKSGTGKAAVTTGGSGSGTDAEDDEAGDAERFQVLDPDRPTLRPKLYWFNALLTVTLLTCMIMEWLPIPVLFLLGAALALTVNFPHIPDQKARLAAHADNVLNVSGMVFAAAVFTGVLQGTGMVDHMARWMVDVIPDGMGPHMALVTGVLSLPLTYFMSNDGFYFGVLPVLAEAGAAHGVTPLEMARASLVGQPLHMSSPLVPAVYVLVGMAKVEFGDHTRFVVKWAALTCLVILGAGILFGII; via the coding sequence ATGCTGACCATCCTCGGCTTCGCCATGATCGCGACCTTCCTGGTCCTGATCATGATGAAGAAGATGTCGCCGATCGCGGCGCTCGTGCTGATCCCGGCACTGTTCTGTGTCTTCGTCGGGAAAGGCGCCAAGCTCGGTGACTACGTCATCGAAGGCGTCACCAGCCTCGCCCCCACCGCGGCGATGCTCATGTTCGCGATCGTCTACTTCGGGGTGATGATCGACGTCGGCCTCTTCGACCCGATCGTCCGGGGCATCCTGAAGTTCTGCAAGGCCGACCCGATGCGGATCGTCGTGGGCACCGCGGTGCTCGCCGCGATCGTCTCGCTCGACGGCGACGGCTCGACCACCTTCATGATCACCGTCTCGGCGATGTACCCGCTGTACAAGCGCCTGAAGATGAGCCTGGTCGTGATGACCGGTGTCGCCGCCATGGCCAACGGCGTGATGAACACGCTGCCCTGGGGCGGTCCGACGGCCCGCGCCGCCACCGCGCTGAAGCTCGACGCCAGCGACATCTTCGTGCCGATGATCCCGGCCCTGGCCGTCGGCCTGCTGGGCGTCTTCGTCCTCTCGTACGTCCTCGGCATGCGCGAGCGCAAGCGGCTGGGCGTGCTCACGCTGGGCGAGGTCCTGGTGGAGGAGAAGGTCGAGGAGACCGAGACCGTCCTGGTGGGCGCCGGCTCCGGTAAATCCGGCACCGGCAAGGCCGCGGTGACCACCGGCGGGTCCGGCTCCGGCACCGACGCCGAGGACGACGAGGCCGGCGACGCCGAGCGCTTCCAGGTCCTCGACCCCGACCGCCCCACCCTGCGCCCCAAGCTGTACTGGTTCAACGCGCTGCTCACGGTCACCCTCCTCACCTGCATGATCATGGAGTGGCTGCCGATCCCGGTGCTGTTCCTGCTCGGCGCCGCGCTCGCGCTCACCGTGAACTTCCCGCACATCCCCGACCAGAAGGCCCGCCTGGCCGCCCACGCGGACAACGTCCTCAACGTCTCCGGCATGGTCTTCGCCGCCGCCGTCTTCACCGGCGTCCTCCAGGGCACCGGCATGGTCGACCACATGGCCCGCTGGATGGTCGACGTCATCCCGGACGGCATGGGCCCGCACATGGCCCTCGTCACCGGCGTGCTGAGCCTCCCGCTGACCTACTTCATGTCGAACGACGGCTTCTACTTCGGTGTCCTGCCGGTCCTCGCCGAGGCCGGCGCCGCGCACGGCGTCACCCCGCTGGAGATGGCCCGCGCCTCCCTCGTCGGCCAGCCCCTGCACATGTCGAGCCCGCTCGTCCCGGCCGTGTACGTCCTGGTCGGCATGGCCAAGGTGGAGTTCGGCGACCACACCCGGTTCGTCGTCAAATGGGCCGCGCTCACCTGCCTCGTGATCCTCGGGGCGGGCATCCTCTTCGGCATCATCTGA